From the Fimbriimonadia bacterium genome, the window TAGAGGCATAGAATTCGAGTATCGAGTTTCAGATGGAAGGTGATCATATGGTACAGGCGTTTGGCAGGAATCTGTGGTTAGGCGGACTCGCCCTGGTCGGCATCGCGATAGTGGCCGGCTGTGGTGGGGCCTCGACATCGGAAAGCGGCGAGAAGAGTGGCTCGAAATTGTCGGGCTCGATCAGCATAGATGGCTCCAGCACGGTCTACCCCATCAGCGAGGCTGCGGCCGAGGAGTTCATGAAGGAGAACCCGGACGTGCGCGCGTCGGTTGGCACGTCGGGTACAGGTGGCGGTTTCAAGAAGTTCGTCGCCGGCGAGACGGACATCAGCGACGCTTCCCGGCCGATCCAGATAGAAGAGATGGAGATCGCCAAGAAGAACGGCATCGAGTTCATCGAACTGCCGGTCGCATTCGACGGCCTCTCCGTGGTAGTGCACAAAGACAACGACTTCGTCGACTACCTGACGGTAGAGGAGCTGAAACGCATCTGGGAGCCCGGCAGCAAGGTCCAGTACTGGAGCGACGTGCGGCCTAACTGGCCCAGGCAGAAGATCAGGTTGTTCGGGCCGGGTACCGACTCGGGTACGTACGACTACTTTACAGAGGCAGTCGTGGGCGAGCAGAAGAAGTGCCGACCGGACTTCCAGCCCAGCGAGGATGACAACGTGTTAGTGCAGGGAGTGTCGGGCGAGAAGTACGCGCTCGGATACTTCGGATATGCCTACTATGCAGAGAACGCCGACAAGCTGAAGGTCGTCCCCATTGACGGTGGAAGCGGTCCTATCACTCCCACGGAGGAGACTATCCGGAACGGACAGTACACCCCGCTAGCACGCCCGCTCTTCATCTACGTCAGTACCAAGGCGGCAGAGCGACCGGAAGTACAGGCCTTCATAAAGTTCTACATGCAGAACGCCGAGAAGCTGGTCGCCGAAGTGAAGTACGTTCCGCTCCCGGCAAACGTGTACGAGATCGCTTTGGAGCGCTTCGAGAAGAGGAAGACTGGATCGGTCTTCGAGGGGAAGCATCAGGTAGGTCTTTCTCTGGAGCAGCTCATGAAAACAGAAGAGGAATCGCAATAGGAGTGATTGGTAGCAGTTGACAACGGCTGACCAGGCGATAGGGGGCCGCTCGGTGAGTGGCCTGCAGGCCAAACGGTTCCGATGGACGGAGTTCTTGCACGAGAACGGCCTCCTTCTCAGCGCCATGGTGTCGATTGCCACTACCATAGCCATCATCTGGGTGCTGGCAACGGAGAGCTTCACCTTCTTCAAGCAGGTATCTATCTGGGAGTTCCTGACTGGTACGAAGTGGACGCCGCTCTTCAAGCCACAGCACTTCGGTGTGTTGCCACTGGTATGCGGCACCATGTTGATCACCGTCGGAGCGGCCCTCGTGGCCATACCTATCGGTGTCGGGTGCGGGATGTACCTAAGCGAGTATGCCACGCCGCGCGTACGAGCAGCCGTCAAGCCGATCCTGGAAATCCTAGCCGGGATTCCGACAGTGGTGTACGGCTACTTCGCAGTCGCGACCGTCACCCCGTTTCTTCGCCTCGTCCTTCCCCAGACGGAGGTCTTCAACGCACTCAGCGCCTCTCTGGTGGTAGGTATCATGATTCTCCCCATGGTGGCATCGCTCTCCGACGACGCCTTTCGAGCGGTGCCGAATTCGCTTCGAAACGCGGGGTTTGCCGTAGGCGCGACGAGGAGCGAGGTTAGCGCGCGGATTGTTTTCCCGGCGGCCCTCTCGGGAGTGTTAGCATCGTTCGTGCTGGCAGTATCGCGTGCAATAGGCGAGACGATGGCGGTTACGTTGGCCGCGGGCGCATCTCCCAAAATGACGCTAAACCCATTGGAGAGCGTGCAGACGATGACTGCCTATATCGTCCAGATCAGCCTAGGCGACACTCCGCAAGGGACCATCGAGTACCAGACCCTGTTCGCGGTGGGCATGCTGCTGTTCCTGATAACGCTCGCGCTCAACATACTCTCGCAGCGCATCCTTCGACGCTACCGAGAGGTGTACGAATGAGCGGACTCGTCCTGTCGAAGGGTAGCGTTGCGAAACGACGGCACGCCGATCGTATCTTCTACCTACTGTGTCTAGCCTCGACACTAGTCGGAGTAGTTCTGCTTGCCACGCTCCTGATCGCCGTGTACCAACAAGGGGCCAAGTGGCTGACGCTCAAGTTCCTGACCAGCTTTCCCTCTAGGTTTCCGGCTGAAGCGGGCATCAAGTCCGCGCTGTACGGGTCCGTGTGGAACATTCTGCTGACCGCCGCGTTCGCACTGCCTATCGGCATCGGCGCCGCCATCTACCTCGAGGAGTATCCCAAGCGTGGGCGCCTCAGCTCCTTTATCGAGGTGAACATCGCCAACCTCGCCGGCGTGCCGTCCATCGTGTACGGCATCCTCGGGCTTGCCATCTTCGTGCGAACGATGATGCTCGGGCGCAGCGTGTTAGCAGGCGCTCTCACGATGGCGTTGCTGATCCTCCCGGTGATCATCATCTCGGCGCGCGAGGCGATCCGTGCAGTACCATCCTCCATACGGATGGCCGCATTCGCCCTCGGCGCCACGCGATGGCAGACCATCTGGTCCCATGTGCTACCGTCGGCCCTCCCGGGCATACTCACGGGTGTGATCCTGTCCCTTTCGCGTGCCATAGGTGAGACGGCTCCGCTCATCATGATCGGCGCATTCGCCTACGTGGCCTTCGTGCCTGCCGGCCCGATGGACAAGTTCACCGTACTACCCATCCAGATCTACAACTGGGCGAGCCGACCTCAGGAGGACTTCCGTGCCTTGGCGGCTGCGGGTATCATCGTCCTTCTTGCCGTGCTGCTCAGCATGAACGCCGCCGCCGTAGTCATCCGGCAGCGGTTTCAGAGGTTCCGCCCATGAGCGATGTGATACTGACTACCAAGCTCCCGGAGCCGCCACAGCGCGCGGCAGAGCAGCAACCCGTGGAATCCGCAGAGACGATCCTGGAGACGCGCAGCCTCACCGTCCGATACGGCTCGGAGGCCGCGGTCAAGGACGTCAGCCTGTGCATTCCCGAGCGACGCATCACAGCTATCATCGGACCCTCGGGATGTGGCAAGAGCACGCTGCTGCGGACCTTCAACCGCATGAACGACTTCATCCCCAGCGTCTCGATGTCTGGCCAAGTGCTGTATCGAGGCCAGAGCATCTTCGCTCCGGAAGTGGACCCGGTGGAGGTGCGACGGCGCATCGGCATGGTCTTTCAGAAACCCAATCCCTTCCCGAAGAGCGTGTTCGACAACGTGGCTTGGGGCCCGGCCATCAACGGCGCTTCGCGTTCGTCCCTTCGCGAAGTCGTCGAGACCTCGTTGCGCAAAGCCGCCCTGTGGGACGAGGTGAAGGACAAGCTACACCAAAGCGGCATGGCCCTCTCCGGCGGACAGCAACAACGACTCTGCATCGCTCGCGCCATCGCGATGGAGCCAGAAGTGGTGCTCATGGATGAGCCCTGCTCGGCGCTCGACCCAACCGCAACCGCGAGAATCGAGGAGCTTATTATCGAACTGAAGGAACGCTACACCATCGTGATCGTAACGCATAACATGCAGCAAGCGGCTCGCGTGTCGGACTTCACAGCGTTTTTGTG encodes:
- the pstB gene encoding phosphate ABC transporter ATP-binding protein — its product is MSDVILTTKLPEPPQRAAEQQPVESAETILETRSLTVRYGSEAAVKDVSLCIPERRITAIIGPSGCGKSTLLRTFNRMNDFIPSVSMSGQVLYRGQSIFAPEVDPVEVRRRIGMVFQKPNPFPKSVFDNVAWGPAINGASRSSLREVVETSLRKAALWDEVKDKLHQSGMALSGGQQQRLCIARAIAMEPEVVLMDEPCSALDPTATARIEELIIELKERYTIVIVTHNMQQAARVSDFTAFLCDGELIEYGPTTQVFTLPAEKRTEDYITGRFG
- a CDS encoding PstS family phosphate ABC transporter substrate-binding protein, translating into MVQAFGRNLWLGGLALVGIAIVAGCGGASTSESGEKSGSKLSGSISIDGSSTVYPISEAAAEEFMKENPDVRASVGTSGTGGGFKKFVAGETDISDASRPIQIEEMEIAKKNGIEFIELPVAFDGLSVVVHKDNDFVDYLTVEELKRIWEPGSKVQYWSDVRPNWPRQKIRLFGPGTDSGTYDYFTEAVVGEQKKCRPDFQPSEDDNVLVQGVSGEKYALGYFGYAYYAENADKLKVVPIDGGSGPITPTEETIRNGQYTPLARPLFIYVSTKAAERPEVQAFIKFYMQNAEKLVAEVKYVPLPANVYEIALERFEKRKTGSVFEGKHQVGLSLEQLMKTEEESQ
- the pstA gene encoding phosphate ABC transporter permease PstA, producing MSGLVLSKGSVAKRRHADRIFYLLCLASTLVGVVLLATLLIAVYQQGAKWLTLKFLTSFPSRFPAEAGIKSALYGSVWNILLTAAFALPIGIGAAIYLEEYPKRGRLSSFIEVNIANLAGVPSIVYGILGLAIFVRTMMLGRSVLAGALTMALLILPVIIISAREAIRAVPSSIRMAAFALGATRWQTIWSHVLPSALPGILTGVILSLSRAIGETAPLIMIGAFAYVAFVPAGPMDKFTVLPIQIYNWASRPQEDFRALAAAGIIVLLAVLLSMNAAAVVIRQRFQRFRP
- the pstC gene encoding phosphate ABC transporter permease subunit PstC, coding for MVSIATTIAIIWVLATESFTFFKQVSIWEFLTGTKWTPLFKPQHFGVLPLVCGTMLITVGAALVAIPIGVGCGMYLSEYATPRVRAAVKPILEILAGIPTVVYGYFAVATVTPFLRLVLPQTEVFNALSASLVVGIMILPMVASLSDDAFRAVPNSLRNAGFAVGATRSEVSARIVFPAALSGVLASFVLAVSRAIGETMAVTLAAGASPKMTLNPLESVQTMTAYIVQISLGDTPQGTIEYQTLFAVGMLLFLITLALNILSQRILRRYREVYE